A DNA window from candidate division KSB1 bacterium contains the following coding sequences:
- a CDS encoding GNAT family N-acetyltransferase: MQFEIVHAKSEHLDHVVNLFNDYREYYEQEPNLKKARNFISARLSREDSVIFLALSIESDMSMALGFTQLYPSFSSVSTKRLWILNDLFVSDEARRFGVARALMEKARNFAIETDSKGLILETAIDNGPAQALYESLGYTRDDEYYRYFLNV, translated from the coding sequence ATACAATTCGAAATCGTTCATGCAAAAAGTGAACACCTGGATCATGTCGTTAACCTGTTTAATGACTACAGGGAGTATTACGAACAAGAACCAAATTTAAAAAAAGCAAGGAATTTCATTAGTGCCCGATTGAGCCGGGAAGATTCTGTTATTTTCCTGGCATTATCAATTGAATCCGATATGAGTATGGCATTAGGATTTACGCAACTCTATCCTTCTTTTTCTTCGGTTTCGACCAAACGGCTTTGGATTTTGAATGATCTGTTTGTCTCAGATGAAGCCCGAAGATTTGGCGTTGCCAGGGCATTAATGGAAAAAGCAAGAAACTTCGCAATTGAAACCGATTCCAAAGGATTAATATTGGAAACTGCTATAGATAACGGACCCGCCCAGGCTTTATATGAATCACTTGGTTATACAAGGGATGATGAATATTATCGCTATTTTTTAAATGTTTGA
- a CDS encoding dipeptidase, producing MVHKVIVILSMLIVSSLFLSCEVTMSEEELTAKARGIHENLLTIDTHDDIPLTFASEEVDPGVRGDRQMDLPKMIEGGLDAGFFIVFVGQTERTPENYAKAKEDAMTKFNAIHRMTEEMYPDKIELAYTADDVVRINNSGKLVACIGIENGYVVGKDLSLLKKYHDLGARYITLAHNGHNDICDSANPREQLGDSESEHNGVSEFGKKVIAEMNRLGIMVDVSHISKKSMLDAVSLSKAPVIASHSSTRALCDVSRNMDDEQLQALKTNGGVIQTVALGNFVKNPPEKQTAMETLFEELGVRGRRAIRQLSDEKQAVYRKRRDEINEKWPPATVQDFVDHIDHAVKLIGIDHVGISSDFDGGGGIEGWKDASETFNVTLELVRRGYSEEEITKIWGGNLLRVWREVERVASEMQATASNN from the coding sequence ATGGTTCACAAAGTTATTGTAATTTTATCGATGCTTATTGTTTCCTCATTATTTTTGTCGTGTGAGGTTACGATGTCTGAAGAGGAGCTGACAGCCAAAGCAAGGGGAATTCACGAAAATCTACTGACAATCGATACTCATGACGATATTCCACTCACATTCGCTAGCGAAGAAGTTGATCCGGGCGTACGGGGGGATCGCCAGATGGATCTGCCAAAAATGATCGAAGGTGGTTTGGATGCCGGGTTTTTCATCGTCTTTGTCGGTCAAACGGAAAGAACACCGGAGAACTATGCGAAGGCCAAAGAAGATGCCATGACAAAGTTCAATGCAATTCATCGTATGACCGAGGAGATGTATCCTGATAAAATCGAACTGGCTTACACAGCCGATGATGTGGTACGAATAAATAATAGCGGTAAGCTTGTGGCGTGCATCGGCATTGAAAATGGTTATGTCGTTGGCAAAGATCTGAGCCTGTTAAAAAAATATCACGATCTCGGGGCTCGTTACATTACCCTGGCGCACAATGGTCACAATGACATCTGTGATTCTGCAAATCCGAGAGAACAACTGGGAGATTCCGAAAGTGAACACAATGGCGTCAGCGAGTTCGGTAAAAAAGTAATTGCCGAAATGAATAGATTGGGGATTATGGTGGATGTTTCCCATATTTCAAAGAAATCTATGCTCGATGCGGTAAGCTTGTCCAAAGCTCCGGTGATTGCTTCCCATTCGAGTACAAGAGCTTTATGCGATGTATCACGCAACATGGATGATGAGCAGTTACAGGCGTTGAAAACAAACGGTGGTGTAATACAAACAGTAGCATTGGGTAATTTTGTTAAGAACCCTCCGGAAAAGCAGACCGCAATGGAAACATTGTTCGAGGAGCTGGGAGTTCGTGGTCGTCGTGCCATCAGACAACTTTCAGATGAAAAGCAAGCCGTTTATCGAAAAAGACGGGATGAGATCAACGAAAAATGGCCACCTGCAACTGTACAGGATTTTGTTGATCATATAGATCACGCAGTAAAATTGATTGGCATTGACCATGTCGGAATTAGCTCTGACTTTGACGGGGGTGGCGGCATCGAGGGTTGGAAAGATGCCAGTGAAACCTTCAATGTTACACTGGAATTGGTGCGTAGAGGATATTCAGAAGAAGAAATCACCAAAATTTGGGGTGGAAATTTATTGCGTGTGTGGCGTGAAGTCGAACGTGTGGCGTCTGAAATGCAGGCTACTGCTTCGAATAACTAG
- a CDS encoding DUF3052 family protein: MKQQAGYSKRKLVQKLGIKAGDRMIILNAPNNYDRILSPLPDQVDRKDKLDGTFDFIQYFTKSKIQLAEDLPTLKDHLVKNGMIWISWPKMASKVPTDMTEDEVRRAAFPLHLVDIKVCAVDEIWSGLKLVIRKEYR, translated from the coding sequence ATGAAACAACAAGCCGGCTATTCCAAACGGAAACTGGTGCAAAAATTGGGCATTAAAGCAGGCGACAGGATGATCATTCTCAACGCACCAAACAATTATGATCGAATTTTGTCGCCCCTGCCGGATCAAGTGGATCGGAAGGATAAGCTCGATGGCACTTTTGATTTTATCCAGTACTTCACTAAAAGCAAAATCCAACTTGCAGAAGATCTGCCTACTCTTAAGGATCACCTGGTAAAAAACGGCATGATCTGGATCTCATGGCCCAAAATGGCATCCAAAGTTCCCACAGATATGACTGAAGATGAAGTTCGCAGAGCCGCCTTTCCATTACACCTGGTCGACATCAAAGTTTGTGCCGTGGATGAAATTTGGTCTGGATTGAAGCTGGTGATTCGGAAAGAATACCGGTAA
- a CDS encoding carboxylate-amine ligase: MKIEDLTIGIEEEFQIIDPDTRELTSYIGKFLEQGAVLFRDQVQPEFMQSQIEVGSHVCRNIKEARQEIRRLRSIVAEIAEKNNRKIIAAGTHPFSSWKDQLVTEKERYKTLEANMSILARRLLIFGMHIHIGIPDRNLRIDIMNQLTYFAPHIFALSTSSPFWRGKFTGLKSYRAVIFGDLPRTGIPEYFRTADDYDNLVKTLLKTKCIEDPTKIWWDLRPHPKFDTIEFRICDCTTKIDEVIALAALVQAIVAKLILLRKKNLTWRIYRRELIAENKWRAMKDGIDGKLLDLGKQEEVPARFLIAELIEFVDDVVDELGSREDVEYIRTILNEGTSADRQLKKHQETDNLESVVDMLADETIMGCE; the protein is encoded by the coding sequence ATGAAGATCGAAGATCTAACCATCGGCATTGAAGAAGAATTTCAAATAATAGATCCTGATACTCGGGAACTCACTTCATATATAGGTAAGTTTCTCGAACAAGGCGCCGTTCTATTCCGCGACCAAGTACAACCTGAGTTTATGCAATCCCAAATTGAAGTAGGCAGCCATGTTTGCCGTAACATAAAAGAAGCTCGCCAGGAGATTCGTCGATTGCGGAGTATCGTGGCAGAAATTGCAGAAAAGAACAATCGAAAGATTATAGCTGCAGGAACACATCCGTTTTCCAGTTGGAAAGATCAACTTGTGACTGAAAAAGAACGGTATAAAACCTTGGAAGCGAATATGAGTATTCTGGCTCGTAGGTTGTTAATTTTTGGCATGCATATCCACATCGGCATTCCGGATCGAAATCTTCGCATTGATATCATGAATCAATTGACATACTTTGCACCTCATATTTTTGCGTTGTCAACCTCCTCGCCTTTTTGGCGCGGTAAATTTACCGGGCTCAAATCATATCGTGCAGTCATTTTCGGAGATCTTCCCCGAACCGGTATCCCGGAATATTTTCGCACAGCAGACGATTATGATAACCTGGTTAAAACATTGTTAAAGACCAAATGCATAGAAGATCCGACTAAAATTTGGTGGGACCTACGGCCTCATCCGAAGTTCGATACCATTGAATTTAGAATTTGCGATTGTACTACAAAAATTGATGAAGTGATTGCACTTGCGGCATTGGTGCAGGCTATTGTAGCAAAATTGATCTTATTACGCAAAAAAAACCTAACCTGGAGAATTTACAGAAGAGAATTGATAGCGGAAAATAAATGGCGGGCTATGAAAGATGGAATTGATGGGAAACTCCTCGATTTGGGTAAACAAGAAGAAGTACCAGCGAGATTTCTTATCGCTGAACTCATTGAGTTTGTTGATGATGTCGTGGACGAACTGGGTAGCCGTGAAGATGTAGAGTATATTCGAACAATATTGAATGAGGGGACAAGTGCAGATCGTCAATTAAAGAAACACCAGGAAACAGACAATCTGGAGTCGGTTGTCGACATGCTGGCTGATGAAACTATAATGGGTTGTGAATAA